One stretch of Sebastes umbrosus isolate fSebUmb1 chromosome 5, fSebUmb1.pri, whole genome shotgun sequence DNA includes these proteins:
- the LOC119489056 gene encoding capping protein, Arp2/3 and myosin-I linker protein 3-like produces MASKEITASGFVSVSKDITESIRKIIDKSSIKFIHGIKLDSKNGKTEDRLLVLTTWRLYFLAPKIPAKVETTFNFLEIRALNSHPEHQVIIDTDKSSFSLRFESREHLNHVVSHINFALSRIFNNSIFAPSICHSDSDLSEGSRKYSPSSETSVETQRACGGFSETYAALCDYNGISCKEEVQWDVDTIYHSQDSREFNLLDFSHLESRDLAVIVASMAYNTWFTKLYCKDLRIGSEVTEQVLHTVSKSSSLEEITLENAGLKSDFPQKMSAALSENPASVIHSLNLAHNSLDNQGVSNLIQQVCRLSKGLRLLNLSKTSLTSKGVVSLSQALCSSDEYSNSLLHLDLSKNPGVLSGEDASHLYLFLSQPNCLVHLDLSGTDCSVDSLFGALLRGCCADLSFLNLSKNSFSHRKVKDTLPLFRQFFSSAFSLTYVSLASMKLPPDVLRSLLTGLTSNPHINDLHLDISGCELRSAGAAVIQELFPRVSSIGTLDMSDNGLDADLLTVLPALSRHPSLKHLYLGKNFNIKNRVLDEVLQKLVHLIQEEECALQSLSLTDSRLRSRGTMLVNALGSNTCLRKVDLSGNNMDDIGAKMLSKALQINTTLRSVTWDRNNTSASGFLDVARALEHNFTLQYMPLPLSDISQAYRSAPERTEQALTKIQRSLVRNNQTQRFSQRQALRLHQGLVTSTAEQVMERLCVRVQQQVCVLRGIGEMEELQAAKQVLKEARNSRALYPSLCELAHVLSVDGPVRQRLDSLAGELAKAADKELQVIVDSMVSLCRELCPLSSSAAERLSPSLSSVSERVSIPRSAIRTALMERAAQDIHRALEEVKLSVVSYLTNSIVDQILQELYATHKTLTRQVSHLKRWEGTCDDGTGWRFNRHRDSLDITDEELSTSIDTIAIKKRSSRTRRIRPVSTRLSLCDDSSSSPPPSVPSYSSPLSRSASWEGLSELPTQGLPLHHVTRVRPRPPRRHKGGHIPAETHENGGISPLDDGLPDFYTKRVLPDSQLSSLHKAHSLRRKKRRNMLAIFGFRKNRSQTLSTPGPESEAEVYGDGCHFVATAPTGTATENVYTLLQPPRSAGRAGSPGEGADGKMNDHQGKTGTLVLSPPPVPGIPHPGGGGGSKHPFYSPREKSEQDAVFEHPSESDKYWVEDKHRTTEVLHPLVEERPGDQHAEKHVDRQRFDSRLQERTFGEPRTTDRPTDRYLTESRHPDRHMDRQWTVDRHTQRQIDRKIERQWMGGRQIDRSWSENRPTDIQLESQWTESRHGSRKAERQVQVLQLVQRPLPPYPSDRTPSPKQETDPLKSTEAAATDWHQQDTQGDRQVCPDAGGGFTEAWRSGGGGGGGGSRAASCASKPDPPPQSSKPNLSKLRHRHRLESADALPGTEEEGDVEKETGKMERKERERRRDSEGQPPPIPEKPKTSSYVTFPKESVNERNLPPPPVPPPVNKPVHGLPDRAASQGDEGLRPQAPVKPQRNRKAMSCDAGTDRESPNNVEKPPNRKPPVKKPRLPQNRNKSLDLSDSLDSASGQSELL; encoded by the exons AAAGCATCAGGAAGATTATCGACAAATCATCCATCAAGTTTATTCATGGAATTAAGCTTGACTCCAAAAATGGCAAAACAGAGGACAGACTACTG GTCCTCACAACATGGCGTCTCTACTTCCTGGCGCCAAAGATTCCCGCTAAG GTAGAAACCACATTCAACTTCTTGGAGATTCGAGCTTTGAATTCCCACCCTGAGCACCAG GTTATTATCGACACTGACAAGTCCAGCTTCTCCCTGAGGTTTGAGTCACGCGAGCACCTCAACCATGTGGTCAGCCATATTAATTTCGCTCTCTCTCGAATATTCAACAACTCCATTTTTGC tccTTCCATCTGTCATTCAGACAGCGACCTTTCTGAGGGCAGCAGGAAGTACTCGCCCAGCTCAGAGACTTCAGTGGAAACCCAGAGGGCCTGTG GAGGCTTCTCAGAGACGTACGCCGCTCTGTGCGACTATAATGGCATCAGCTGCAAGGAGGAAGTGCAGTGG GATGTGGACACCATCTATCACTCCCAGGACAGCCGAGAGTTTAACCTGCTGGACTTCAGCCACCTGGAGAGCAG GGATTTGGCGGTGATTGTTGCATCGATGGCGTACAACACCTGGTTCACTAAACTGTACTGCAAAGACCTGCGGATA gggtcagaggtcactgagCAGGTCCTGCACACAGTCAGCAAATCCTCCAGCCTGGAGGAGATCACACTGGAGAACGCCGGGTTAAAATC AGACTTTCCACAGAAGATGTCAGCTGCTCTTTCAGAGAACCCTGCTTCTGTCATCCACTCACTCAACTTGGCCCACAACTCACTGGACAACCAAG GTGTGTCCAACTTAATTCAGCAGGTGTGTCGCCTCAGTAAGGGCCTCCGTCTCCTCAACCTCTCCAAGACTTCCCTCACCTCCAAAG GAgtggtgtctctctctcaggctcTGTGCTCCAGCGATGAGTACTCCAACTCTCTGCTGCACCTGGACCTGAGCAAGAACCCCGGGGTCCTCTCGGGGGAGGACGCCTCG CACTTGTATCTGTTTTTGTCTCAGCCCAACTGCCTGGTCCATTTAGATCTGTCAGGCACAGATTGCTCTGTGGACTCA CTATTTGGGGCTCTTCTGAGGGGGTGTTGCGCTGATCTTTCCTTTCTGAATCTTTCCAAAAATTCCTTCTCCCACAG GAAAGTGAAGGACACGCTGCCGCTGTTCCGTCAGTTCTTCAGCTCGGCCTTCAGCCTCACTTATGTCAGCCTTGCCTCTATGAAGCTGCCCCCTGATGTTCTGAG GTCTCTGCTAACAGGGTTAACCTCCAATCCTCATATCAATGACCTTCATCTGGACATCAGTGGCTGTGAG ctaaGGTCTGCAGGAGCTGCTGTAATCCAGGAACTCTTCCCCAGAGTCTCCTCTATCGGCACTCTGGATATGTCGGACAACG gTCTCGATGCAGACCTGCTCACAGTGCTGCCGGCCCTCTCCAGACACCCGTCCCTCAAACACCTATATCTGGGCAAGAACTTCAACATCAAAAACAG GGTTCTGGATGAAGTCCTGCAGAAGCTGGTTCATCTCATACAGGAGGAGGAATGT GCCCTGCAGTCTCTGTCCCTGACCGACTCGCGCCTGCGTTCTCGGGGCACCATGCTGGTCAACGCCCTCGGCAGCAACACCTGCCTGAGAAAAGTGGACCTGAGCGGCAACAACATGGACGACATCGGTGCCAAGATGCTGAGCAAAGCCCTGCAGATCAACACCACGCTCAG GAGTGTGACATGGGATCGCAACAACACCTCCGCATCGGGATTTCTAGATGTGGCTCGAGCACTTGAACA taATTTCACCTTGCAGTACATGCCTCTACCCCTAAGTGACATCAGCCAGGCGTACCGCAGCGCCCCCGAGAGGACAGAGCAGGCACTGACCAAG ATCCAGCGCTCTCTGGTGAGGAACAACCAGACACAGCGCTTCTCTCAGAGGCAGGCTCTGCGGCTGCACCAAGGCCTGGTTACGAGCACCGCCGAACAG GTGATGGAGCGCCTCTGTGTGCGTGTCCAGCAGCAGGTGTGCGTGTTACGAGGCatcggagagatggaggagcttCAAGCTGCTAAACAAGTGTTAAAAGAGGCCAGGAACTCCCGAGCT CTGTACCCGTCACTGTGTGAGCTGGCTCATGTGCTGTCTGTGGACGGGCCGGTGCGGCAGAGACTGGACTCTCTGGCTGGTGAACTCGCCAAAGCTGCAGACAAGGAGCTTCAG GTGATCGTCGACTCTATGGTGTCTCTCTGTCGCGAGCTCTGCCCTTTATCTTCTTCTGCGGCCGAGAGGTTGAGTCCTTCGCTCTCATCTGTCTCCGAGCGCGTGTCCATCCCTCGCTCTGCCATTCGGACAGCTCTGATGGAAAGAGCAGCGCAGGACATCCACCGAGCGTTAGA AGAAGTGAAGCTGTCAGTGGTTTCATATCTCACCAACTCCATCGTGGACCAGATCCTGCAGGAGCTTTACGCCACCCACAAGACCCTG ACTCGGCAGGTGTCTCATCTTAAACGCTGGGAGGGGACGTGTGACGATGGGACGGGCTGGAGGTTCAACAGACACAGAGACTCTCTGGACATCACAGATGAGGAGCTCAGCACCAGCATA GACACAATAGCCATTAAGAAGCGCAGCTCGAGAACAAGACGAATACGACCTGTCTCCACCAGGCTGA GTCTGTGTGACGACTCCAGCTCCTCTCCACCCCCCTCCGTGCCATCGTACTCCTCGCCGCTATCCCGCTCGGCATCCTGGGAGGGCCTGTCAGAGCTGCCTACACAGGGTCTGCCTCTTCATCATGTGACGCGGGTTCGACCGAGGCCTCCGCGGAGGCACAAAGGAGGCCACATCCCGGCTGAGACT catgAAAATGGAGGAATAAGCCCTCTTGATGACGGACTCCCAGATTTCTACACTAAAAGAGTTCTCCCTGACAG tcagctctcctctctgcacaAAGCCCACTcgctgaggaggaagaagaggagaaacatGCTGGCCATCTTCGGTTTCCGTAAGAACCGCAGCCAAACGCTGTCCACTCCGGGGCCGGAGTCTGAAGCAGAGGTTTATGGAGATGGGTGTCACTTTGTTGCTACAGCACCAACAGG GACGGCCACAGAGAATGTATACACACTCCTTCAGCCTCCGAGGTCCGCTGGCAGGGCTGGATCGCCCGGCGAAGGGGCTGATGGGAAAATGAATGATCACCAGGGGAAAACTGGTACTCTGGTTTTGAGTCCGCCACCAGTGCCGGGCATCCCTcacccaggaggaggaggaggaagcaaaCACCCCTTTTATTCTCCCAGAGAG AAATCCGAACAGGATGCTGTGTTTGAACACCCGTCAGAGTCAGACAAGTACTGGGTGGAGGACAAACACAGGACAACAGAGGTGCTGCACCCGTTGGTGGAAGAGAGACCCGGCGACCAGCACGCTGAGAAACATGTAGACAGACAGCGGTTTGATAGCAGGCTGCAAGAAAGGACTTTTGGAGAGCCGAGGACGACCGACAGACCAACGGACAGGTACCTGACTGAGAGTAGACACCCAGACAGACACATGGACAGACAGTGGACTGTTGACAGACACACCCAGCGGCAGATTGACAGAAAGATAGAAAGACAGTGGATGGGcggcagacagatagacaggtcGTGGTCAGAGAACAGGCCGACGGACATACAGCTGGAAAGTCAGTGGACTGAGAGCAGACATGGGAGCAGGAAGGCAGAGAGACAAGTGCAGGTGCTTCAATTGGTTCAAAGGCCGCTGCCTCCGTACCCGTCGGACAGGACACCTTCGCCGAAACAGGAAACGGATCCTCTGAAAAGCACAGAGGCGGCAGCAACAGACTGGCACCAGCAGGACACGCAGGGAGACAGACAAGTGTGTCCCGATGCCGGCGGAGGGTTCACGGAGGCATGGAGGagcggcggaggaggaggaggaggaggaagtcgAGCTGCTTCCTGTGCATCTAAACCCGATCCCCCGCCGCAAAGCAGCAAACCCAACCTGTCCAAACTGAGGCATAGACATCGGCTCGAGAGCGCAGACGCTCTGCCAG GtacagaggaggaaggagatgtAGAGAAGGAAACTGGAAAGatggaaaggaaagagagagaacgaaGAAGAGACTCAGAAGGACAACCTCCTCCGATTCCAGAAAAG CCAAAGACGTCCTCGTATGTGACATTTCCAAAAGAATCAGTCAATGAGAGGAActtacctcctcctcctgtgccACCTCCTGTTAACAAGCCTGTGCATGGATTACCAGACAGAGCCGCATCTCAAG GTGATGAAGGATTGAGACCTCAGGCACCAGTGAAaccacagagaaacagaaaagcCATGTCTTGTGATGCAG GCACTGACAGGGAAAGCCCTAATAACGTTGAGAAGCCCCCAAATCGCAAACCCCCCGTGAAAAAACCTAGACTACCCCAAAACAGAAATAAGTCCCTGGACTTGTCTG ACAGCCTCGACTCAGCCTCTGGTCAGAGCGAGCTGTTGTGA